One window of the Colletotrichum destructivum chromosome 4, complete sequence genome contains the following:
- a CDS encoding Putative diphthamide biosynthesis protein 3/4, with product MSDDNISIYDEIEIEDMTFDEDMQIYHYPCPCGDKFQIALADLRDDEDIAVCPSCSLMIRVIFDKDDLPKDDPEDDAELAGETAVQIPVVA from the exons ATGTCCGACGACAACATATCCATCTACGACGAGATCGAGATCGAGGACATGAccttcgacgaggacatgCAGATCTACCACTACCCCTGCCCCTGCGGCGACAAGTTCCAGAtcgccctggccgacctccgcgacgacgaggacatcgCCGTGTGCCCCAGCTGCAGCCTCATGATCCGTGTCATCTTTGACAAG GACGACCTCCCCAAGGACGAccccgaagacgacgccgagctcgcgggGGAAACCGCCGTTCAGATCCCTGTTGTCGCTTGA
- a CDS encoding Putative AAA+ ATPase domain, ABC transporter type 1, transmembrane domain-containing protein: MAVQSKVSLIGIPSNRTVRNLVLQLTQLYLANRSRISRAVWITLFVALANRIRHAISEQKAASAREAAVRESRATVAVSDEDVTKKRKKVELNRDFFRSLLRLMKIVIPGWRSKEARLLISHSFFLVVRTLISLKVAAMDGAIVKSLVKGNGREFLMHIVWWMLIAIPATFTNSMLSYHQAELSLKYRTRLTQHIHDKYLSKLTFYGISALDDRINNPDQLIAVDVAKFSNSLAELYSNLAKPILDMTIYTHSLSRSVGGEGVVSMALLVQLSANVMRALTPPFGKYVADEARLEGEFRFQHSRLIDHSEEVALYHGHEAEKDTLDKGYFTLIKHVNYILRRRFYHGFMEDFVIKYFWGALGLLLCSVPVFVKMPGHISMNMGDRTESFVTNRRMLLSASDAFGRIMFSYREIMELAGYTSRVDSLLEVMNDIRAGRFEKKLVSSSGTENNEAVLKGRGTVVESKDIKFIDVPIISPNGDVLVKALSFSLKQGDHLLVVGPNGCGKSSLFRILGGLWPVYGGTVHKPPFSDIFYIPQRPYLSRGSLRTQITYPDSLRQMRAKGVTDADLLSILSLLGLEHLPGLYDAGWDAEAEWRDVLSGGLQQRVAMARLFYHRPRYAILDECTSSVTLDTEKVMYDNAKALGITLMTVSHRRSLWKYHSRILQFDGQGNFVFTKLDADRRLKLEDEKEDLEVLLRQVPEIERRIAELTAA, encoded by the exons ATGGCCGTCCAATCCAAGGTCTCCCTCATCGGGATCCCTTCGAACCGCACCGTCCGCAACCTCGTCCTGCAGCTGACCCAGCTCTACCTCGCCAACCGCTCGCGCATCTCCCGCGCCGTCTGGATCaccctcttcgtcgccctcgcgaATCGCATCCGCCATGCCATCTCGGAGCAAAaggccgcctcggcccgcgaggccgccgtccgcgagTCCcgcgccaccgtcgccgtctcggacgaggacgtcaCCAAGAAGCGCAAAAAGGTCGAGCTGAACCGCGACTTCTTCCGCTCGCTCCTGCGCCTGATGAAGATTGTCATACCGGGGTGGAGGAGCAAGGAGGCCCGACTGCTGATCAGCCACTCGTTCTTCCTGGTCGTGAGGACGCTGATCAGCCTGAAGGTCGCCGCGATggacggcgccatcgtcaagaGTCTCGTCAAGGGCAACGGCAGGGAGTTTTTAATGCACATTGTCTGGTGGATGCTGATCGCCATCCCCGCGACGTTTACAAACTCAATG CTTTCCTATCACCAGGCAGAGCTGTCGCTCAAGTACCGGACACGGTTGACGCAGCACATCCACGACAAGTACCTCTCCAAGCTGACGTTCTACGGCATCTCTGCCCTTGATGACCGGATAAACAACCCCGACCAGTTGATCGCGGTCGACGTCGCAAAGTTCTCCAACAGCTTGGCTGAGCTCTACAGCAACCTGGCGAAGCCGATTCTAGACATG ACCATCTACACACATTCGCTGTCTCGCAGCGtaggcggcgaaggcgtcgtaTCCatggccctcctcgtccagctctcGGCCAACGTGATGCGCGCCTTGACGCCCCCGTTCGGCAAAtacgtcgccgacgaggcccgTCTCGAGGGCGAGTTCCGCTTCCAGCACTCGCGCCTCATCGACCACTCGGAGGAGGTCGCCCTCTACCACGgccacgaggccgagaaggacaCGCTCGACAAGGGCTACTTCACCCTCATCAAGCACGTCAACTACATCCTGCGCCGCCGCTTCTACCACGGCTTCATGGAGGACTTCGTCATCAAGTACTTCTggggcgccctcggcctgctgctctgctCCGTGCCCGTTTTCGTCAAGATGCCCGGCCACATCTCCATGAACATGGGTGACCGCACCGAGAGCTTCGTCACGAACCGCCGCATGCTGCTGTCCGCCTCGGACGCCTTCGGCCGCATCATGTTCTCGTACCGCGAGATCATGGAGCTGGCGGGATACACGTCGCGTGTCGACTCCCTCCTCGAGGTCATGAACGACATTCGCGCCGGCCGtttcgagaagaagctcgtctCCAGTTCCGGGACTGAGAACAACGAGGCCGTGCTCAAGGGCCGCGGTACTGTCGTCGAGAGTAAGGACATCAAGTTCATCGACGT TCCCATCATCTCTCCCaacggcgacgtcctcgtcaaggccctctccttctccctcaaGCAGGGCGaccacctcctcgtcgtcggccctAACGGCTGCGGCAAGTCGTCCCTTTTCcgcatcctcggcggcctgtgGCCGGTCTACGGCGGCACCGTCCACAAGCCGCCCTTCTCCGACATCTTCTACATCCCCCAGCGGCCCTACCTCTCCCGCGGCTCCCTCCGCACGCAGATCACGTACCCGGACTCGCTCCGTCAGATGCGCGCAAAGGGcgtcaccgacgccgacctcctctccatcctctccctcctcggcctcgagcaccTCCCGGGCCTCTACGACGCCGGCTgggacgccgaagccgagtGGCGTGATGTGCTCTCGGGCGGCCTGCAGCAGCGTGTCGCCATGGCCCGCCTCTTCTACCACCGGCCCCGCTACGCCATTCTCGACGAGTGCACCTCGAGCGTCACCCTCGACACGGAGAAGGTCATGTACGACAACGCAAAGGCTCTCGGCATCACTCTCATGACCGTCAGCCACCGCCGCAGCCTGTGGAAGTACCACAGCCGCATCCTCCAGTTCGACGGCCAGGGCAACTTTGTCTTCAccaagctcgacgccgaccgcCGCCtgaagctcgaggacgagaaggaggacctcgaggttTTGTTGCGCCAGGTGCCCGAGATCGAGAGGCGTATCGCCGAGTTGACTGCGGCGTGA
- a CDS encoding Putative Zinc finger, RING-type, IBR domain, Zinc finger, RING/FYVE/PHD-type, TRIAD, protein MFAPRNNGPPPSYHSSANSSLVGGFGGDDGFDSDPPQYDWAMATDVGSSREEQRPSTRPRIAQREQPLASSSHEAPRRAHYYRATSAEIMADFDFPVPTPKQTPAVTETAGPSTSPPRPQRGYLLPTPASILAGFDVAPFSPQSTGGSTSTAATTPPMPSPSTRPAYNSRLDSWSANNPYVALLEQKEQAMTVAFLRSQDAGSGSRSADLAADDFSFGQRYHKAADTTDVVVTRQRLPANDLGGSRECPICAETRDPASFPVLSVTPTCTHPPEACLDCLQTSIRSDLNSKLWTEIRCPECREPLEYVDIQKYADEETFARYEALALRAAMAEADTFIWCTANCGSGQLHDTGGDRPLVTCLHCGQRSCFTHGIAWHENLSCDEYDALLRDPENFRSRIEMEHDDEHDQAPARRALEDADRAVAQGLMAEQRAEAREREAQERDERERARKAVALARKVAARRKAEEEQSRATVSRTTRPCPGCGWAIEKNSGCSHMTCSKCKHEFCYDCGADHKRVLMFDNSVHSESCRFHPNNMFD, encoded by the exons ATGTTCGCCCCTCGCAATAAcgggccgccgcccagctaTCACTCCAGCGCCAACTCCTCTCTGGTGGGAGGCTTtggcggtgacgatggaTTCGACTCCGATCCCCCTCAGTATGActgggcgatggcgacagACGTGGGATCCTCAAGGGAAGAGCAACGGccctcgacgcggccgcgaATCGCACAGCGGGAGCAGCCgctggcctcctcctcccacgaGGCCCCACGACGTGCCCACTACTACCGCGCGACCAGCGCCGAGATCATGGCCGACTTCGACTTCCCCGTACCGACACCCAAGCAGACCCCAGCCGTGACAGAGACGGCGGGTCCGTCCACCTCGCCCCCTCGGCCGCAGAGGGGCTATCTCCtcccgacgccggcgtcgattctcgccggcttcgacgtcgcACCTTTCTCGCCCCAGTCCACGGGtggcagcaccagcaccgccgccaccaccccgCCCATGCCGTCGCCATCTACGCGCCCGGCGTACAACTCGAGATTGGACTCGTGGAGCGCCAACAACCCGTATgttgccctcctcgagcaAAAGGAGCAGGCCATGACGGTGGCCTTCCTGCGGAGCCAGGACGCGGGTTCCGGGTCGCGTTCTGCCGACCTTGCGGCCGATGACTTTAG CTTCGGCCAAAGATATCACAAGGCGGCAGACACCACAGACGTCGTCGTTACTCGACAGAGGCTTCCGGCCAATGATCTCGGCGGTTCGAGAGAATGCCCCATCTGTGCCGAGACGAGAGACCCGGCCTCCTTTCCCGTGCTGAGCGTAACGCCGACGTGCACGCATCCTCCCGAGGCGTGCTTGGACTGCTTGCAAACCTCCATCAGGTCGGACTTGAACAGCAAACTGTGGACGGAAATCCGGTGCCCCGAGTGCCGCGAGCCTCTAGAATACGTCGATATCCAGAAGTATGCGGATGAGGAGACGTTTGCCCG GTACGAGGCGTTGGCCCTCCGAGcagccatggccgaggccgacaccTTCATCTGGTGCACCGCCAACTGCGGCTCGGGTCAGCTCCACGACACGGGCGGCGACCGGCCACTGGTGACCTGCTTACACTGCGGCCAGCGCTCCTGCTTCACCCACGGCATCGCGTGGCACGAGAACCTATCGTGCGACGAGTACGACGCGCTGCTGCGCGACCCCGAGAACTTCCGCTCGCGCATCGAGATGGAGCATGACGACGAGCACGACCAGGccccggcgcggcgggcaCTTGAAGACGCCGACCGCGCCGTGGCCCAGGGTCTCATGGCGGAGCAGCGGGCCGAGGCGCGGGAGCGCGAGGCGCAGGAGCgcgacgagagggagagggcgcGCAAGGCGGTGGCCCTGGCCAGGAAGGTCGCGGCTCGCcgcaaggccgaggaagaacaGAGCCGGGCGACGGTGAgccggacgacgaggccgtgtCCCGGATGCGGATGGGCCATCGAGAAGAACTCGGGCTG CTCACACATGACTT GTTCGAAATGCAAACACGAGTTCTGCTACGACTGCGGAGCGGATCACAAGCGTGTCCTGATGTTCGACAACAGCGTGCACAGCGAGAGCTGCCGCTTTCACCCGAACAACATGTTCGACTAG
- a CDS encoding Putative Heat shock protein 70 family translates to MDTFEKLSVSERKIVVGIDFGTTYSGVAWAETQRPDRRTAITTWPISKTVREGESSDKVPTKLRYADGEVQWGFSIPVTAPQDQVIEWFKLDLDASFQGMSPAVSSERKAVDKLVTDYISALGDHLHYTLREKLGEQVVKTTPLEFVVTVPAIWSDLAKDKTRQACQKAAGLTAGTNAPIHLVSEPEAAAIYALHGLDPHGLKVGDTVVVVDAGGGTVDLISYTITSLKPILEVQEAAPGSGALCGSTFLNMRFAKFLKAKLGKEDGFDDDIMAEAMEQFEKKIKRQFTLGAAPEETYTIPVGGLANNKELGISRGRFALKASDLQTIFEPVVLECIKLVKDQITASNTPIRAVLLVGGFGASHYLKERLRNAIDKNIQIMQPPNAWQAVVQGAVMKGLAQVSPDRLTQVRVQNRKARKHYGTEWRTKYDVKAHKHLEQRRHWCGLDGCYKVYTMEWFIQRGDNVSENEPFYTSFVWTGLVSQGRIKKIKMDVYADRNARAAPVARDDNVSMLVHIEADVSHIPEHMLARRKGLDGQWYYELSCKIEAVYLSASTTYTLLYNNTHALSAFHDLLFFTNDLPQYSATRNTRASKHCNIQRLFCAVEASGDPRDHPDDAEHTVAGWLTVAGSFLVYFVSFGYMNSFGFFQDHYLEHGLAGYPSSVIAVIGSLQLGLMYILNPVAGGLADAYGPAKLYSVAALGAVLSYVGVSFAQDGQIWQFILSQGVLFGATAVFGTCAAVPIASQHFSRRRALAIGIVASGSSAGGVCLPIMFSHLVPRLGFGWTLRIAALISLGCYAVAMLISTPKHPRKPVESVWSVADFSGFRDRRYVTLALANVVGNFGLYIPFYYLESYIAARHPEAAVGNYLLPLINGSSFFGRVIGGFVADHAGGLNLLYPLTAGSGILCLTMWLLASSVDMIIAFACLYGFCSGIFISVTPSVVVQLSPPDKVGARLGAFSIWSAVGVFTGTPIGGAFIRQGTLREYQHLIVFTGVCLTAAAVLQFVARLLCGRDLRKKW, encoded by the exons ATGGACACCTTTGAGAAGCTCTCTGTGAGCGAGCGCAAGATCGTTGTCGGTATCGATTTTGGCACCACATACTCGGGCGTGGCCTGGGCCGAAACCCAACGCCCCGACCGGCGAACTGCCATCACCACGTGGCCCATCAGCAAGACGGTTCGCGAGGGCGAATCCTCCGACAAGGTGCCTACCAAGCTCAGATACGCCGACGGTGAGGTTCAGTGGGGGTTTTCCATCCCCGTCACTGCGCCTCAGGACCAAGTCATCGAGTGGTTCAAGCT TGACCTCGATGCTTCTTTTCAGGGCATGAGCCCAGCCGTCTCCTCCGAGCGCAAAGCCGTGGACAAGTTGGTCACCGACTACATCTCGGCACTCGGCGACCATCTGCACTACACCTTGCGGGAGAAGCTGGGTGAGCAAGTGGTCAAGACGACCCCTCTCGAGttcgtcgtcaccgtccccGCCATCTGGTccgacctcgccaaggaCAAGACGAGGCAGGCCTGCCAGAAGGCGGCGGGTCTCACCGCAGGGACGAACGCCCCCATCCACCTCGTctccgagcccgaggccgccgccatctaCGCGCTGCACGGCCTCGACCCTCACGGCCTCAAGGTCGGCGataccgtcgtcgtcgtggacGCGGGAGGCGGCACTGTCGACTTGATCTCCTACACCATCACGAGTCTGAAGCCCATCCTCGAGGTCCAAGAGGCCGCTCCGGGATCCGGTGCCTTGTGCGGCTCGACTTTCCTCAACATGCGCTTCGCCAAGTTCCTCAAGGCAAAGCTCGGCAAGGAGGACGggttcgacgacgacatcatgGCAGAGGCCATGGAGCAGTTTGAGAAGAAG ATCAAGCGGCAGTTCAcactcggcgccgcccccgaaGAAACCTACACCATCCCGGTCGGAGGTCTGGCCAACAACAAGGAGCTCGGAATCAGCCGCGGTCGGTTCGCCCTCAAGGCGTCTGATCTCCAGACCATTTTCGAGCCCGTCGTGCTGGAGTGCATCaagctcgtcaaggaccAGATCACGGCCAGCAACACCCCGATCCGGGCCGTCCTCCTGGTGGGCGGGTTCGGCGCCTCCCACTACCTCAAGGAGCGTCTGCGCAACGCCATTGACAAGAACATCCAGATCATGCAGCCGCCCAACGCGTGGCAGGCCGTCGTGCAGGGGGCCGTCATGAAGGGCCTGGCGCAGGTGTCGCCCGACCGCCTTACGCAGGTCCGGGTCCAGAACCGTAAGGCGCGCAAGCACTACGGGACCGAGTGGCGCACCAAGTACGACGTCAAGGCCCACAAGCACCTGGAGCAGAGGCGGCACTGGTGCGGCCTGGACGGCTGCTACAAGGTGTACACGATGGAGTGGTTCATCCAGCGCGGCGACAACGTGTCGGAGAACGAGCCCTTCTACACGTCCTTTGTGTGGACGGGCCTGGTGAGCCAGGGCCGcatcaagaagatcaagatGGACGTCTACGCCGACCGCAACGCGAGGGCCGCCCCCGTGGCCCGCGACGACAACGTCTCCATGCTCGTCCACATCGAGGCCGATGTCAGCCACATCCCGGAGCACATGTTGGCCCGTCGGAAGGGTCTTGATGGGCAATGGTACTACGAGCTGAGCTGCAAGATCGAGGCCGTCTACCTGTCTGCATCGACTACCTACACGTTGCTCTACAACA ACACCCACGCTCTCTCTGCGTTTCACgatcttctcttcttcaccaACGACTTGCCCCAGTACTCAGCAACGAGAAACACTCGGGCAAGCAAGCACTGCAATATCCAGAGACTTTTCTGCGCT GTTGAAGCGAGCGGAGACCCCCGCGACCATcccgacgatgccgagcacaccgtcgccggctgGCTCACTGTGGCCGGGTCGTTCCTCGTCTACTTCGTGTCCTTCGGGTACATGAACAGCTTCGGGTTCTTCCAGGACCACTATCTCGAGCACGGCCTTGCCGGGTACCCGTcgtccgtcatcgccgtcatcgggtcgctccagctcggcctcaTGTATATCCTGAACCCGGTCGCCGGCGGTCTCGCGGACGCCTACGGCCCCGCGAAGCTCTACTCGGTGGCCGCACTCGGCGCGGTGCTTTCGTACGTCGGCGTCTCGTTCGCGCAGGACGGGCAGATATGGCAGTTCATCCTGAGTCag GGCGTCTTGTTCGGAGCAACGGCCGTCTTCGGCACGTGCGCCGCCGTGCCGATCGCCAGCCAGCACTTCTCCCGGCGCCGCGctctcgccatcggcatcgtcgccagcggaagcagcgccggcggcgtctgtCTGCCCATCATGTTCTCCCATCTCGTGCCGCGGCTCGGCTTCGGCTGGACGCTGCGGATCGCCGCGCTCATCAGCCTGGGCTGCTACGCGGTCGCCATGCTCATCTCCACGCCTAAGCATCCCCGCAAACCCGTCGAGTCAGTCTGGTCCGTCGCGGACTTTAGCGGCTTCCGGGACCGGCGCTATGTTACCCTTGCTCTCGCCAACGTGGTCGGCAACTTTGGTCTCTACATTCCGTTCTACTATCTAG AGTCTTACATTGCGGCTCGCCACCCCGAGGCCGCGGTCGGGAACTACTTGCTTCCTCTCATCAACGGGTCGAGCTTCTTCGGCCGAGTCAT CGGCGGTTTCGTTGCTGaccacgccggcggcctgAATCTCCTCTACCCTCTGACGGCCGGTTCGGGGATTCTCTGTCTCACGATGTGGCTCCTGGCCAGCAGCGTCGACATGATCATCGCGTTTGCCTGCTTATATG GCTTCTGCTCCGGCATCTTCATCAGCGTCACGCCGTCCGTGGTCGTCCAGCTCTCGCCCCCGGACAAAGTCGGCGCTCGGCTGGGCGCCTTTTCCATCTGGAGCGCTGTCGGGGTGTTCACAGGCACCCCCATCGGCGGAGCGTTCATCCGCCAGGGCACGCTGCGCGAGTACCAACACCTGATCGTCTTTACTGGCGTCTGTCTCACAGCGGCTGCAGTCTTGCAGTTTGTCGCGCGGTTGCTATGCGGGAGAGACTTGCGTAAGAAGTGGTAG
- a CDS encoding Putative glycoside hydrolase, family 35, Galactose-binding-like domain superfamily → MLLSRVKALSLLALAWLDGVSARAIGRDLKLLNGRQQDIVTWDDKSLFINGERLMIFSAEFHAFRMPVTSLWLDILQKIKAAGYNSVSFYVNWGLIEAKPGEVRAEGIFALEPLFEAAEKAGVYLFARPGPYINAEVTGGGLPGWLQRVQGALRSGDEAYLKASDNYTAALGGIIAKAQITNGGPVILFQMENEYNAAVPPYPFPDYDYWRYVDNQFRSQGVVVPYVNNEAWQLGAITALTPAKVDIYGHDSYPLGFDCWNPTVWPPNGLPTDWLATNDRIAPTSPYTIVEFQGGGFQPWGGAGFESCAALLNHEFERVLFKNNYAVGTTIFNVYMTWGGTNWGNLGHSDGYTSYDYGAQITEERLVHREKYSETKLQSNFLHVSPAYLEADRYNSSLEWTNNAAITVTPATTNSTKFYIARHTQYDSLETVAYKLKVKTVNHGDLEVPQLSDSLYLTRRDSKIHVSDYAVGDKNLVYSTAEIFTWKKYADKTVLVVYGGADEHHELAVEGEQADVTDENVIEGSDVTIEQRDGYTVLGWAVSDERKVVRVHEDLYVYLLTRNEAYNFWVPPAVGDFATSDVIVKAGYLVRNVAVAADSLSFSGDVNSTTTIEVIGGAPNPLKALNFNGKSLDFKQNERGVVTATVAFAVPEIKLPCLGQAGWKYIDSLPEIKPDYSDDLWTDADLETTYNTANPLKTPTSLYGGDYGYHTGSLLFRGRFTANGDESTLDITTQGGNAYGASVWLGDEFVGSWVGNAVSPARNSTFTLPKLTKDKEYVFTVVIDNMGLNGNWVVGEEQQKNPRGILNYALAGHEQADVKWKITGNLGGEDYADRDRGPLNEGGLFVERQGYHWPSPPSESWADSNGPTAGIDRAGIAYFSTTFDLDLPAGFDIPLSLTFANTTASAYRAQVFVNGYQYGKFVHHVGPQTRFPVPEGVLNYRGSNHLGITLWAMEAGGAKVEGLKWEVGMVSASGFGEVEPAPQPKWAERKGAY, encoded by the exons ATGTTGCTATCCCGTGTCAaggccctctctctcctggcTTTGGCCTGGCTCGATGGAGTCAGCGCCAGGGCCATTGGGCGGGACTTGAAGCTTCTCAATGGGAGACAGCAGGACATT GTCACCTGGGATGACAAGAGCTTGTTTATCAACGGCGAGAGACTGATGATCTTCAGCGCCGAGTTCCATGCTTTCAG AATGCCCGTCACGTCCCTCTGGCTCGATATCCTGCAGAAGATCAAGGCAGCTGGATACAACTCGGTCTCCTTTTACGTGAACTGGGGCCTGATCGAGGCGAAGCCGGGCGAGGTCCGGGCCGAAGGCATCTTCGCTCTCGAGCCGCTCTTTgaagccgccgagaaggctgGTGTCTATCTCTTCGCT CGCCCGGGGCCTTACATCAACGCCGAAGTCACAGGAGGAGGGCTCCCAGGCTGGCTGCAACGAGTCCAGGGAGCTCTTAGaagcggcgacgaggcctaCTTGAAGGCCAGTGACAA CTACACGGCCGCTCTCGGTggcatcatcgccaaagCCCAGATCACCAACGGCGGCcccgtcatcctcttccAGATGGAGAACGAGTacaacgccgccgtgccCCCTTACCCGTTCCCGGACTACGACTACTGGCGGTACGTCGACAACCAGTTCCGCAGCCAGGGCGTCGTGGTGCCGTACGTCAACAACGAGGCCTGGCAGCTTGGGGCCATCACGGCGCTGAcgccggccaaggtcgacatcTACGGCCACGACTCATACCCGCTCGGCTTCGACTGCTGGAACCCGACGGTGTGGCCCCCGAACGGCCTGCCGACGGACTGGCTCGCCACCAACGACCGCATCGCGCCGACTTCACCCTACACCATTGTCGAG TTCCAAGGCGGCGGCTTCCAGCCAtggggcggcgccggcttcgagtCCTGCGCAGCCCTTTTGAACCACGAGTTTGAGCGTGTTCTCTTCAAGAACAACTACGCCGTCGGCACCACCATCTTCAACGTCTACATG ACCTGGGGCGGCACCAACTGGGGCAACCTCGGCCACTCGGACGGCTACACGTCGTACGACTACGGCGCGCAGATCACCGAGGAGCGCCTCGTACACCGCGAGAAGTACAGCGAGACGAAGCTGCAGTCCAACTTCCTCCACGTATCGCCGGCCTACCTCGAGGCGGACCGGTACAACTCGTCGCTCGAGTGGACgaacaacgccgccatcacggTGACGCCGGCCACGACCAACTCGACCAAGTTCTACATCGCGAG ACACACCCAGTACGACTCCCTCGAGACCGTCGCCTACAAACTCAAGGTCAAGACCGTCAACCACGGGGACCTCGAGGTGCCCCAGCTCAGCGACAGCCTGTACCTGACGCGGAGAGACTCCAAGATCCACGTCAGCGACTACGCCGTAGGCGACAAGAACCTGGTCTACTCGACCGCCGAGATCTTTACCTG GAAGAAGTACGCCGATAAgaccgtcctcgtcgtctacggcggcgccgatgagcaccatgagctcgccgtcgagggcgagcaggccgacgtGACGGACGAGAACGTCATCGAGGGCTCCGACGTCACCATCGAGCAGAGGGACGGCTACACCGTCCTCGGATGGGCCGTCTCAGACGAGCGCAAAGTCGTCCGTGTCCACGAGGATCTCTACGTCTACCTTCTGA CCCGCAACGAGGCCTACAACTTCTGGGTGCCccccgccgtcggcgacttCGCCACCTCGgacgtcatcgtcaaggccggctACCTCGTCCGCAacgtcgccgttgccgccgactCCCTCAGCTTCTCGGGCGACGTcaacagcaccaccaccattgaagtcatcggcggcgcgccgAACCCCCTCAAGGCCCTCAACTTTAACGGCAAGTCCCTCGACTTCAAACAGAACGAACGCGGTGTCGTGACGGCGACCGTCGCTTTCGCCGTGCCCGAGATCAAGCTCCCCTGCCTCGGCCAGGCGGGGTGGAAGTACATCGACAGCCTGCCCGAGATCAAGCCGGACTACTCGGACGACCTCTGGACcgatgccgacctcgagacAACGTACAACACGGCCAACCCCCTCAAGACCCCGACCAGCCTCTACGGCGGCGACTACGGCTACCACACGGGATCGCTGCTCTTCCGCGGCCGCTTCACCGCCAACGGCGATGAGTCGACCCTGGACATCACCACGCAAGGAGGCAACGCCTACGGCGCCTCCGTctggctcggcgacgagttCGTCGGCTCCTGGGTCGGCAACGCCGTCTCCCCGGCCCGCAACAGCACCTTCACCCTCCCCAAGCTGACCAAGGACAAGGAATACGTCttcaccgtcgtcatcgacaaTATGGGCCTCAACGGCAACtgggtcgtcggcgaggagcagcagaagaACCCGCGCGGCATCCTCAACTACGCGCTCGCGGGCcacgagcaggccgacgtcAAGTGGAAGATCACGggcaacctcggcggcgaggactACGCCGACCGGGACCGCGGCCCACtcaacgagggcggcctcttcgtcgagcgccagggctaccactggccctcgccgccctcggagTCTTGGGCAGACAGCAACGGGCCGacggccggcatcgacagGGCTGGCATCGCGTacttctcgacgaccttcgacctcgacctccccGCGGGCTTCGACATCCCGCTGTCGCTGACGTTCGCCAacacgacggcctcggcctaCCGCGCCCAGGTCTTCGTCAACGGGTACCAGTACGGCAAGTTCGTGCACCACGTCGGCCCGCAGACGCGCTTCCCCGTGCCCGAGGGCGTCCTCAACTACCGCGGCTCCAACCACCTCGGCATCACCCTCTGGGCCAtggaggccggcggcgccaaggtcgagggcTTGAAGTGGGAGGTCGGCATGGTCAGCGCCTCGGgcttcggcgaggtcgagcccGCGCCGCAGCCCAAGTGGGcggagagaaagggggctTACTGA